The Saccharomycodes ludwigii strain NBRC 1722 chromosome II, whole genome shotgun sequence genome window below encodes:
- the SPT2 gene encoding Spt2p (similar to Saccharomyces cerevisiae YER161C | SPT2 | SuPpressor of Ty's), translating into MSFLKKLTQIKKTKDTNATTVKSSTAGRSSNFDSVSKTALNEMALDPLNMQSSLLPKKYIREEDPAVKRLKELRRKERAARGLDASVKKVKRSSSSTRAKSSLSMRTKKNGHNSNDNNILSESKFKKTLLERTANQNKSSLKPYKTIEKKLTFEELMKQAENVKNDKKGPTTSNSTNAEVPTNRFKSKKVAFKGFKPRTKTPTSSTNNRKIIKEPVVSKTHVPRRQKDSEKLVKVSLPKNSIARPSDKLKSKLESKQRGKRSKNRGYYSEEEDDDLDDFIEDDDPGYDRNEIWAMFNRNGRPGSSFGKEQYYDDDDDDDDDMEADGLDILEEEELSAKAARLEDKREEKWLKRHEQEKRQKLLDYRK; encoded by the coding sequence atGAGTTTTCTGAAAAAGCTTAcccaaattaaaaagaccAAAGATACAAATGCTACTACTGTCAAATCTTCTACCGCTGGGAGATCTTCTAATTTTGACTCAGTATCTAAAACAGCCCTGAATGAAATGGCACTTGATCCGTTGAATATGCAAAGCTCATTATTACccaaaaaatacataaGGGAGGAAGATCCTGCTGTTAAAAGACTAAAAGAGCTACGAAGAAAGGAACGGGCAGCCAGAGGCTTAGATGCGTCTGTTAAGAAAGTTAAGAGATCATCATCCTCTACAAGAGCCAAATCTTCATTGTCAATGAGgacgaaaaaaaatggtcataatagtaatgataacaatattttatcgGAAAGCAAATTCAAGAAAACATTATTGGAACGTACTGCTAATCAGAATAAAAGTTCTTTAAAGCCTTATAAAACAAttgagaaaaaattaacctTTGAAGAATTAATGAAGCAAGCTGAGAATGTTAAGAATGATAAAAAGGGACCGACAACCAGCAATAGCACCAACGCCGAAGTACCTACTAATCGTTTCAAATCGAAAAAAGTTGCATTTAAAGGTTTTAAACCAAGAACGAAAACGCCAACAAGTTCCACTAATAATcgtaaaattataaaagaaCCAGTTGTATCAAAGACGCACGTGCCTAGGCGCCAAAAAGACTCTGAGAAATTAGTAAAAGTTTCTCTACCTAAAAATTCTATAGCCAGACCCAGTGATAAGCTAAAATCTAAATTAGAATCCAAACAAAGGGGGAAAAGAAGCAAAAACAGAGGTTATTATAGTGAGGAAGAGGATGATGATTTGGATGATTTTATTGAGGATGATGATCCTGGATATGATAGGAACGAGATATGGGCTATGTTTAACAGAAATGGTAGACCTGGTTCTTCGTTTGGTAAGGAACAGTATTATGACGATGACGATGACGACGATGATGATATGGAAGCTGATGGATTAGATATTTTGGAAGAAGAGGAATTATCAGCTAAAGCTGCAAGATTGGAAGATAAAAGGGAGGAAAAATGGTTAAAGCGACATGAGCAAGAAAAGAGACAAAAACTTCTTGATTACAGAAAATGA
- the SSS1 gene encoding translocon subunit SSS1 (similar to Saccharomyces cerevisiae YDR086C | SSS1 | Sec Sixty-one Suppressor), producing the protein MAKSTSSASAGNNNTNVEKIVSGEAPLEFVKEGVSFISKCKKPNQKEYMKIIRAVGIGFVGIGIIGYAIKLIHIPIRYLIV; encoded by the coding sequence ATGGCTAAATCTACATCATCCGCAAGTGCAGGtaacaacaataccaaTGTTGAAAAGATTGTTTCTGGGGAAGCCCCATTAGAATTTGTTAAAGAAGGTGTATCATTTATTAGTAAATGTAAGAAGCCAAACCAAAAGGAATATatgaaaattattagaGCTGTAGGTATTGGTTTTGTCggtattggtattattggGTATGCTATTAAATTGATTCACATTCCAATTCGTTATTTAATTGTATAA
- the RRP1 gene encoding Rrp1p (similar to Saccharomyces cerevisiae YDR087C | RRP1 | Ribosomal RNA Processing), whose protein sequence is MSIENSSLVKKLASNNKPTRDKALESLQKYLQLSHLKQKDYDKIWKGLYYSMWFCDKPRPQQRLADKLGELHLIFLSQNNKPNVEGFIRFSKSFWKVILLEWYTIDHHRIDKYLLLIRRCFYNQLLFLDKCSYDSELVSKYLEKVLMKFPLSGDKRVYTGIPMHIIDIFVDEWERVFEKEEEESDDEENEKRKQIDQKIINASCVSKMVDIFQKLYDNVLNSKVLRKKIKEDILENETLLEWNVINQHLQKTETTTEQDENEEEEWNGF, encoded by the coding sequence ATGTCCATTGAAAACAGTTCATTAGTGAAAAAATTGGCTTCTAATAATAAGCCAACAAGGGATAAAGCTTTAGAAAGTCTACAGAAATATTTACAGTTATCgcatttaaaacaaaaagattaTGATAAAATCTGGAAAGGATTGTATTATAGTATGTGGTTTTGTGATAAACCAAGACCACAACAAAGATTAGCCGATAAATTAGGTGAATTgcatttgatatttttgtcTCAAAATAACAAGCCAAATGTTGAAGGGTTTATCAGATTCAGCAAATCTTTTTGGAAAGTGATATTATTAGAGTGGTATACTATTGATCATCATAGaatagataaatatttattattgataagacgttgtttttataaccaattgttgtttttggaTAAATGTAGTTACGATTCTGAATTAGTTTCTAAATACTTGGAGAAAGTTTTAATGAAGTTTCCATTAAGTGGTGATAAACGTGTTTATACTGGCATTCCAATGCATataattgatatttttgttgacGAATGGGAAAGagtatttgaaaaagaggaggaagaaagtgatgatgaagaaaacgaaaaaagaaaacagattgaccaaaaaattattaatgcaAGTTGTGTTTCTAAAATGGTTGATATTTTCCAGAAATTATATGATAATGTCTTGAACAGTAAAGTATTGAGGAAGAAAATTAAGGAGGACATTTTAGAAAACGAAACCTTGTTAGAATGGAATGTCATAAATCAACATTTACAGAAAACGGAAACGACAACTGAACAGGATGAAAATGAGGAAGAGGAATGGAATGGTTTCTAA
- the BUR6 gene encoding negative cofactor 2 transcription regulator complex subunit BUR6 (similar to Saccharomyces cerevisiae YER159C | BUR6 | Bypass UAS Requirement) → MESETKSEQVAIPPQQPPKDDLNDIFTKIKTHFPPAKIKKIMQSDEDIGKVSSATPVVCGRSLEFFIALLVYKSMGVANELGVKRISPEIMKKTILEDDRFDFLRESICGQDEEGKEDEVTA, encoded by the coding sequence ATGGAATCAGAAACGAAAAGTGAACAAGTGGCAATTCCACCACAACAACCCCCAAAAGATGATCTAAATGATATATTTACCAAGATAAAAACGCACTTTCCACCtgcaaaaattaaaaaaataatgcaGAGTGATGAGGATATAGGTAAAGTATCAAGTGCCACGCCCGTGGTTTGTGGTAGATCATTAGAATTCTTTATAGCATTATTAGTCTATAAAAGCATGGGTGTTGCTAATGAACTAGGTGTTAAAAGGATAAGTCCTGagataatgaaaaagacTATATTAGAGGATGATAGATTTGACTTTTTAAGGGAAAGCATATGCGGCCAGGATGAAGAAGGGAAAGAGGATGAGGTTACTGCCtga
- the RRP8 gene encoding 25S rRNA (adenine645-N1)-methyltransferase (similar to Saccharomyces cerevisiae YDR083W | RRP8 | Ribosomal RNA Processing): protein MSLFKVDGWDLKTNKIAFDKVKKNKKVKTNNKEIKHQDTTKHLKNDIQQKYTEKQKFNNKITENNDNNSIDKDSEATQKNNTLTTNKVRKPSASSNLNNNRNGNALNEQKKKELTPLQKKMLAKLSGSRFRWINEKLYTINSNDALTLIADQPELFDEYHEGFRSQVESWPENPVDSFVSTIINKGTKRPINAPGGLPGIIEEKPKGKKGKKVVIADMGCGEAILSLKVGDYFKKFNKKNKNGRKQIEVHSFDLKKINDRITVADIRNVPLPDGSCSIVIFCLSLMSTNFLDFIKEAYRILCPRGELWISEIKSRFGDTKGDEFGESLKLFGFFHKATDDTNKMFTKFEFFKPSDEILQERKEKLERKQKFIEVETAKDDLDKKRKTTPEGKWLLKPCIYKRR from the coding sequence ATGTCATTGTTCAAGGTTGATGGCTGGGatttgaaaacaaataaGATCGCCTTTGATAAAGTTAAGAAGAATAAAAAGGTCAagactaataataaagaaattaagCACCAGGATACTACCAAACATTTGAAAAACGATATACAACAAAAGTATACAGAAAAACAGAAatttaacaacaaaataaccgaaaataatgacaataaCTCTATCGATAAAGATTCTGAAGCTACTCAGAAAAACAATACATTAACAACTAATAAAGTTAGAAAGCCTTCTGCTTCTTCCAACctaaataacaatagaaaTGGCAACGCTCTTAAtgagcaaaaaaaaaaggaattaaCACCGttacaaaagaaaatgttGGCTAAGCTAAGTGGTTCAAGGTTTAGATggattaatgaaaaattatatacGATTAACTCAAATGATGCCTTGACTTTGATTGCTGACCAACCGGAATTATTTGACGAGTATCACGAAGGCTTTAGATCACAAGTTGAATCTTGGCCTGAAAATCCAGTTGATTCCTTTGTTTCCACAATCATAAATAAAGGTACAAAAAGACCGATCAACGCACCAGGTGGATTGCCAGGTATAATAGAAGAGAAACCTAAGGGgaaaaaggggaaaaaagtGGTTATAGCCGATATGGGATGTGGCGAGGCCATTTTATCCTTAAAAGTTGGAGactattttaaaaagtttaacaaaaaaaacaaaaatggtAGAAAACAAATTGAAGTACATAGTTTtgatttaaagaaaattaatgatAGAATTACCGTTGCGGATATTAGAAATGTTCCCTTACCTGATGGTTCGTGTAGTATTGTCATATTTTGTCTATCCTTGATGAGTACAAATTTCttagattttattaaagaagCATATAGAATACTGTGTCCTCGTGGTGAATTATGGATATCTGAAATTAAATCCAGATTTGGGGACACAAAGGGTGATGAATTTGGAGAAAGTTTGAAACTATTTGGATTTTTCCACAAAGCAACTGATGACACCAACAAAATGTTTACcaaatttgaattttttaaacccAGTGATGAGATCTTACAAGAAcgtaaagaaaaattggaaagaaaacaaaagtttATTGAAGTCGAAACCGCTAAAGATGACTTGgataagaaaagaaaaactacCCCTGAGGGGAAATGGCTACTAAAACCGTGTATTTATAAAAGACGTTAG
- the VTC5 gene encoding Vtc5p (similar to Saccharomyces cerevisiae YDR089W | VTC5 | Vacuole Transporter Chaperone) has product MEGQTIDDDENLNKLYQEFIQQLTTVSMFVSLKLNEITSRLLNCETHLRKLKARNIADASGQNDSLEPQHHHHVLITTSFLRKIDACSLLLTKISRFLIVQKIALRKLIKKFLKYYPNRSIAKKFVIKLQKSDILNNGYEGCSIISVDLDPYLLEVSLIIDYIYGTTSDINAVDDNGTLLSGSNIKNKNIPTSEWEFDSLLIGNCTTMQKLLVSQENIMQLKFILLKAGFLLVDDELLNTQRKLPLLPDDTGIHNDDSLHRTNDVDLNPNFILSYLNTNNRSYGNASSASNDKCVTECNIGGLRNFLITNTIPYSTFNANNSTSNPKVPLLRDSKLIESNSILQFPVNKVLLEWIKSKKLNKVDPNIQFRRTRFICNNSKLLNIDDTNHAQSSPLYLCTIDDQISICSPLYSSSDSHFWENQAFVTISKLPTNSDCYGASSAYDPVLLNFLSQLIDNKINSYPIKKSFWKLCYTNDGRDLFHTALDDHKEAYLYEDDELTSEVFYSLGLKMLQELTRKMRKNLDKSSILDSVSYGNKPNSSSPAFTTNNNDNNNNSNSNINNKKRDRPTIRYWNEFDDEEDESGVPFYYDTNYDAGNYDENSYYYNNGYHGERPQEFIVFSKNFIDAVYKQMFNQNDLPHHGTQGPNYEPSLVSSFSANTNLAPSLFTNNYDSTSIDMNLSPLLHQSKSYKSIVPSELDIESQKVNNSTQPYRTEEEEEEEEEDTFSVFEYKHDQVYTFFYLISLIVACLTSGIALGVIVAIFEESNSISVGIEMGTSLVITLIGSMLCSLGFGIFSVLLLFSRFSKAPLWHYVACFVLFIVVTCVALYGILGLIL; this is encoded by the exons ATGGAAGGGCAAACAATAGATGACgatgaaaatttaaataaactatATCAGGAATTTATACAACAGTTAACAACCGTTTCGATGTTTGTCagtttaaaattaaatgaaataaCAAGTAGGCTATTAAATTGTGAAACCCATTTGAGAAAACTTAAAGCACGTAACATCGCCGATGCTTCTGGTCAAAATGATAGCCTAGAGCCACAGCATCACCACCATGTGTTAATCACTACTTCCTTTTTAAGAAAGATCGACGCTTGTAGTTTATTATTGACAAAAATTTCAAGGTTTTTAATTGTACAGAAAATTGCTCtaagaaaattaattaaaaagtttttaaaatattatccaaATCGCTCAATAGCTAAAAAATTCGTTATCAAATTACAGAAATCAGACATCTTAAATAATGGATATGAAGGTTGTTCTATTATAAGTGTCGATTTAGATCCTTACCTTTTAGAAGtttctttaattattgattatatttatGGCACTACTAGTGATATTAACGCCGTTGATGATAATGGTACCTTATTGTCCGGCAGTaacatcaaaaataaaaatatcccAACTTCTGAATGGGAATTTGATAGTTTATTGATAGGGAACTGTACAACTATGCAGAAATTGTTGGTTTCACAGGAGAATATAATGCAATTGAAATTCATTCTATTGAAAGCAGGGTTCTTGCTGGTAGACGatgaattattaaacaCACAACGGAAATTGCCATTATTACCCGATGATACTGGCATCCATAACGATGACTCTTTGCACAGAACAAA tGATGTCGATTTAAACCCAAATTTTATCCTATCATATCTTAACACTAACAACCGATCATATGGTAATGCCTCCTCTGCTTCAAATGATAAATGTGTTACTGAATGTAATATTGGTGGGTTAAGGAACTTTTTGATAACAAACACCATTCCATATTCCACTTTCAACGCTAATAACAGCACCAGTAATCCTAAGGTTCCTTTGCTTAGAGATAGTAAACTAATAGAATCAAATTCCATATTGCAATTTCCTGTgaataaagttttattagaaTGGATCAAATctaaaaaactaaataaagTCGATCCAAATATCCAATTTAGAAGAACAAGGTTTATTTGTAATAACAGTAAATTGCTTAATATTGATGATACCAATCATGCTCAAAGCTCTCCATTATATCTATGCACTATCGATGATCAAATATCCATATGTTCCCCATTATATTCATCTTCAGATTCTCATTTTTGGGAAAATCAAGCTTTTGTTACCATAAGTAAATTGCCAACTAATAGTGACTGTTATGGTGCCAGTTCAGCTTATGATCCTGTCCTGTTGAATTTCTTGAGCCAACTTATtgataacaaaattaattcctatcctataaaaaaatcattctGGAAATTGTGTTATACTAATGATGGTAGAGACTTGTTTCATACTGCGTTAGATGATCATAAAGAAGCTTATTTATATGAAGATGACGAATTAACCAGCGAAGTTTTTTATTCGTTGGGGTTGAAAATGCTTCAAGAGTTAACCCGCAAAATGAGGAAAAATTTGGATAAATCATCTATTTTGGACTCTGTTTCATACGGAAATAAGCCAAACTCCTCCTCTCCTGCTTTTaccaccaataataatgataataataataatagtaatagtaatatcaataataaaaaaagggatAGGCCAACTATTAGGTACTGGAACGAATTTGAcgatgaagaagatgaaagTGGCGTTCCCTTCTATTATGATACTAATTATGATGCTGGCAATTATGATGAAAactcttattattataacaatGGTTATCATGGCGAACGTCCCCAAGAATTCATTGTCTTTTCCAAGAATTTTATTGATGCAGTATATAAACAGATGTTTAATCAAAATGACTTACCACATCATGGCACACAAGGTCCTAATTACGAGCCTTCATTAGTGTCATCATTTTCTGCTAATACCAATCTGGCCCCTTCTTTGTTCACTAATAACTACGATTCTACATCTATCGATATGAACTTGTCTCCATTACTGCACCAATCTAAAAGTTATAAATCAATTGTTCCATCAGAATTAGATATTGAATCCCAAAAAGTGAACAATAGTACTCAACCATATCGtacagaagaagaagaagaagaagaagaagaagacaCTTTTTCTGTATTTGAATATAAACATGATCAGGTatacacttttttttatttaatttcacTAATTGTTGCATGTCTAACAAGCGGAATTGCACTTGGTGTCATTGTTGCTATTTTTGAAGAAAGTAATAGTATTAGTGTCGGTATTGAAATGGGGACCAGTTTAGTCATTACACTAATTGGTTCAATGCTATGTTCTTTAGGATTTGGTATATTTAGCGTTTTGTTACTATTTAGTAGGTTCAGTAAAGCACCTCTATGGCATTATGTTgcttgttttgttttgtttattgtAGTTACTTGTGTTGCGTTGTATGGTATTTTAGGATTAATCTTATGA
- the AFR1 gene encoding Afr1p (similar to Saccharomyces cerevisiae YDR085C | AFR1 | Alpha-Factor Receptor regulator (paralog of YER158C | protein of unknown function)): MNNYILTAQNSNTNKTLAMNRRRKSQYNLLYNLELNDLSTSMTTVPHNFNHVPVNTFLTPSVSNNNNNTTTTTTNYRHYRSLTANNIKNEVSVSPYVSNNVPGLRRTSPNQQQYNNPNRMSYHSGSQSMMNFNHYTNNNNNNNYHNRSYSNINKPIKFHMPVVATISQFNQLNHQMRNIPHNALELFLINRKKQQKMMMMRQFKFANDEIYTPRTHNDKVFDNSGTSKHAVDPNNPSSVTTGSKDCIPTSISITSDTSRSDISSVISTNSVSTKETRTPDSTCDLSSTAGTANTSNTSTGEGKKINTLKHATSGSKRFGFKKIFKKFSARNSSSKIDKKKTSTLIPVVSKNTVIDGGNISKTATSTDGQSDNKNEIKDKFILPSLEELNISDNVATLKHDTFLHSTSSATISAGTPTKDTNLNPNDKPTDGLLDVDSLFEILNADYAQTNNKNIGTLDSKNEFIPFIIGEEENGVIAATNNSSDSLCGSVEENEELTNETVVITPEKDEETLFNEFVARLLQDFVHIQQLRRTYANEITSDNVNIRYNNVVTRGEYKDEVSVVKEKIPNMSECVGAFISGNNTNDHNLDYNPMEDKITPGKNKTISFSASVVICDTFSSTEYERKNSNFYGVNDVLKMNNIATLKYDLNSFKNYEMMVHKDSVTNTHFLL; encoded by the coding sequence atgaataattatattttgacCGCTCAAAATAGCAACACTAATAAAACACTTGCTATGAATAGAAGAAGGAAAAGtcaatataatttattatataatttggAATTAAATGATTTGTCAACTTCAATGACAACTGTGCCACACAATTTTAATCACGTTCCTGTTAATACTTTTCTTACTCCATCtgtttctaataataataataatactaccactactaccactaatTACAGACATTACAGAAGTTTAActgctaataatataaaaaatgaagtTTCCGTAAGCCCATATGTTTCCAACAATGTTCCAGGTCTCAGAAGGACGTCACCAAATCAACAGCAGTATAATAATCCTAATAGAATGTCATATCACAGTGGTAGTCAAAGTATGATGAATTTTAATCACTatacaaacaataataacaacaacaactacCATAACCGTAGCtatagtaatattaataaaccTATAAAATTTCATATGCCAGTTGTTGCCACAATTTCACAATTCAACCAGTTAAATCATCAAATGCGCAACATCCCACATAATGCCTTGGAACTTTTTCTGATTAATAGGAAAAAACAACagaaaatgatgatgatgcgGCAATTTAAATTTGCAAATGATGAAATTTACACACCAAGAACCCACAACGACAAAGTTTTTGATAACAGTGGCACTAGTAAGCATGCTGTTGATCCTAACAATCCATCCTCTGTAACTACAGGTTCTAAAGATTGTATACCTACTTCAATATCTATTACTAGTGACACCAGCAGGAGCGATATTAGTAGTGTTATAAGCACAAATAGTGTTTCTACCAAAGAAACACGCACTCCCGACAGCACTTGTGATCTATCCTCGACTGCTGGCACTGCCAATACTTCTAACACTTCTACTGGAGAgggaaaaaagataaatactTTAAAGCATGCCACCTCTGGTAGTAAAAGATTTGGGttcaagaaaatatttaaaaaattttcagcAAGAAATTCAAGCAGCaaaattgataaaaaaaaaaccagtACATTAATACCTGTTGTGTCTAAAAATACGGTAATCGATGGTGGAAATATTTCTAAAACTGCCACCAGCACAGATGGCCAATccgataataaaaatgaaattaaagataaatttATACTACCTTCATTAGAAGAGCTAAATATATCTGATAACGTTGCAACTTTAAAGCATGACACTTTTTTGCACTCCACTTCTTCTGCCACTATCAGCGCTGGCACTCCAACAAAGGATACAAATTTGAATCCAAATGATAAACCTACCGATGGCTTGCTAGATGTTGATTcattatttgaaatattaaatgCAGACTATGCCCAaactaataacaaaaatataggTACTTTAGATTCTAAGAATGAATTTATaccatttattattggtgaGGAAGAGAATGGCGTTATTGCTGCTACAAATAATAGCTCGGATTCTTTGTGTGGTTCAGtagaagaaaatgaagaattaACAAACGAAACCGTCGTAATCACACCTgaaaaagatgaagaaaCTTTATTTAATGAGTTTGTTGCCAGACTCTTACAAGATTTTGTGCATATACAACAGTTAAGAAGGACATATGCCAACGAAATTACATCGGACAACGTTAATATTAGGTACAATAATGTTGTAACCAGAGGTGAATATAAAGATGAGGTATCAGTagttaaagaaaagatacCAAATATGTCAGAATGCGTCGGGGCTTTTATTTctggtaataatactaacGATCATAATCTAGACTATAATCCAATGGAGGATAAAATTACTCCCGGAAAAAACAAGACAATTAGCTTCTCCGCCAGTGTAGTTATATGCGACACTTTTTCATCGACAGAATACGAACgtaaaaatagtaattttTACGGTGTTAATGACGtgttaaaaatgaataatattGCTACATTGAAATATGATTTAAATAGCTTTAAGAATTATGAGATGATGGTTCATAAAGATAGTGTTACGAACACtcactttttattataa
- the TVP23 gene encoding Tvp23p (similar to Saccharomyces cerevisiae YDR084C | TVP23 | Tlg2-Vesicle Protein), protein MEHIKNFYNTILKSAHPITTVLHLLFKVLPLFFYFVGGFLFHQSFTTQFITVVLLLSLDFYYTKNISGRKLVQLRWWYDDTKSPPFNIESYKQYPETTATTVINPIDDKLFWLGLYASFGTWCVLSFICFLKFEIFYLVLVVIGIVLNFWNCYGFRTCWKFNPNSTNASGVFDGIVNLSNTVTNIFSRFGAAGNGISTSAFTTLFQRQ, encoded by the coding sequence ATGGAACACataaagaatttttataataccaTATTAAAGTCTGCACATCCAATAACTACCGTATTACACTTGTTATTCAAGGTATTAccgttgtttttttattttgtaggCGGGTTCTTATTTCATCAATCCTTTACCACACAGTTTATAACAGTCGTACTATTATTAAGTCTAGATTTCTATTatactaaaaatataagCGGAAGAAAGTTGGTTCAATTAAGATGGTGGTATGATGATACAAAGTCTCCACCATTTAATATAGAAAGTTATAAACAATACCCAGAAACTACAGCAACCACAGTAATCAATCCTATTGatgataaattattttggcTGGGTTTATATGCTTCTTTTGGTACGTGGTGTGttttaagttttatttgttttttaaaattcgaaatattttatttggtaTTAGTTGTAATTGGTATTGTGTTGAATTTTTGGAATTGTTATGGATTTAGAACTTGTTGGAAATTTAATCCAAATTCCACAAACGCTTCTGGTGTGTTTGATGGCATTGTGAATTTGTCCAACACCGTCACAAACATTTTCAGTAGATTTGGTGCTGCTGGAAATGGTATTAGTACTTCAGCCTTTACCACCTTGTTTCAAAgacaataa
- the SLU7 gene encoding mRNA splicing protein SLU7 (similar to Saccharomyces cerevisiae YDR088C | SLU7 | Synergistic Lethal with U5 snRNA), translated as MRYMRCCGPFEERLFRYSTIQEEKKKIDDNNNLKNAVLASKQIDEKSLNILVRNDNNYDSKRDRWFGYKGKDYAKVLERYTQNLNTENNSDVGTDLDTDEECELMLLGLTPQDISIYLQNKDKNQDDNKTYTSVRLREDKAVYLTIGEDGEEGVTKYDPKSRLYKDETKGVINTKNNFYYRNVDGEGLEFTKLQNKLKLIQQEEGTANTSGTAPNGDTRWKNNRRKNFDHNIQEKVLIANPTKYEYLLSKKNKDDDKKQKRDLKYYEAVRPTSEPNGSDQKQLIDKVIDKYK; from the coding sequence ATGCGATACATGCGGTGCTGTGGGCCATTTGAGGAAAGATTGTTTAGATATTCCACTATccaagaggaaaaaaaaaaaattgacgataataataatcttaaaaATGCTGTGTTAGCAAGTAAACAGATAGATGAGAAAAGCCTCAACATATTAGTGCGTAACGACAACAATTATGATTCAAAGAGAGATAGATGGTTTGGATATAAGGGGAAGGACTATGCCAAAGTATTAGAAAGATATACTCAAAATCTTAACACTGAAAATAACTCGGATGTTGGCACCGATTTGGATACGGATGAAGAATGCGAATTAATGCTATTGGGTTTAACCCCACAGgatatttcaatttatttacaaaataagGATAAAAACCAAGACGATAACAAGACGTATACCAGTGTAAGATTAAGAGAAGACAAAGCGGTGTATTTAACCATAGGCGAAGATGGTGAGGAAGGTGTTACTAAATATGACCCTAAGTCAAGATTGTATAAGGATGAGACAAAGGGTGTTATTAACACCaagaataatttttattatagaaATGTCGATGGAGAAGGTTTAGAATTCActaaattacaaaataaattaaaattaattcagCAAGAAGAAGGAACAGCGAACACCAGTGGTACTGCTCCTAATGGGGATACCAGATGGAAGAATAATAGAAGAAAGAATTTTGATCATAATATTCAAGAAAAGGTGTTAATAGCTAATCCAACTAAATATGAGTATTTACTATCGAAGAAGAAcaaagatgatgataaaaagCAGAAACGGGACTTGAAATATTATGAAGCTGTTAGACCTACTAGTGAGCCTAATGGAAGTGACCAAAAACAGTTGATAGATAAAGTTATagataaatacaaataa